The Methanococcus voltae PS genomic interval CGTCATCTACCCCGATTAAATCCATAAGTTCTTGATACATCTTTGTAATTGCTAACATCTAAAATCTTCCTTTTAATTTTTATTATTTTATTATATTTTTATTATATTTTTATTATTTAGTTTTATTTAGTTTTATTTTTATTTTAATTATTAAATAACCTTACTTAATTTATTTACGGCATTAATAACGTCAGTTTCTTTAACGCCGATTGAAGCATTCATAACTACGTAATTATACTTGTAATCTTGCATGTAGCAGTTTCCAAAATGGTCTGTGGTTTTTATACCTCTTGGACCGGTAACCCTAAGATTATATAATTTTGCGGAAACGTCGATAGGGTCTTTTTTTGTAGTTATACAAGAAGCTATAGGACTATCAACATCTAATTTTTTATTTTCAGTTTTATTTGCTAAATCAACTAATAATTCATCCAACAAATTTTTGTTCTTAACTTGTTCTTTCATTAAATATGTATATTTATCCATACCCATTGATAAAAGTGATACAAACGTGTTTACGATAGGAGTTGCGGAAGCTCTACCCGGATAGGTTAAAGAAACTTCTTTTAAGAAATTTTTATCTTTTGAATAGATAATTCCTCCACCGATTGGAGTCATTAAATTTTTATCTGTGGAGCTTACAATGGCATCAACTCGATACTTTAAGGCTTTTTTAAGTTTATCGAGGTATTTGTGGTTTTGTATAGCATACGCCCCATTTATAATATGAGGAATGTTATTTTCCAGACAGTACTTGGAAATTTCTTCCACATCGTCACTTCTACGAGGTGGGAAAAATGTTAAGGTACTTAAAATTACGGGATTTTTACCATCTTTTAGCTCTTTTTCAGTTGCTGATATTATATCTTCGACAGGTATTTCTACGCAATCATCTTTATCACTTAATTTGGTCTCTACAAACCTCATTCTCATTCCTACGAAAGAAGTAGACTTTATAGGACTTTTATGAGACGCGTAAGGGTAAATTACCACATTTGCACCGTCGTATTTAGAATACTGCTTTGTAGTAATTTTAGTATCCTTATCCATTTTTGAATTTTCAACTAAAAATCCACGCTTTAAGGCACTTAAACATAATGCAATTGACATTCCCGTCGATACAGGCGTTGCTAAAGCATTAACATTTACATTTAAGTTTTTTAAAAAGCTTTCTAGTATTTTATTTGTTAATGCGTACATAGCACTTGCCCCGGGTGCTTTAGGCTGTGGGTCTACTAGATTTCCACTCCTACCGATGCCATGACAAAAATTAGACGATAGTTTCTTATGTATTTCTGATGAAATTCGAGCCTCTCTTTCACCAACACGTATAGCTTTTGGGTCTTTATCTGTGTCCATGTTTGCCAAGAAATTTAAAAGTAACTCTATTTTTTCGTCACTTAAACCTTTTTTAGGCATTTTTCGCTGATTTAATATGTTTTCTATTTCTCCGAGATTATCGGATAAGATGTTTAAGCCCCGTTCTTCCATATTTTTAGGTATAGTTCCTTTAATATTGATATCAAGCATTTTTTCACATTTTTGGCATATCGTTATTTATTTTTTTTATTTTTAATTTTTTACTTTTTTACTTTTTTACTTTTTTATTTTACGAGTATTTATTAAATTATGATTATATAAAAATAGCTATTTAATTATTCTAAATTTAAAAATATGAACCAAAACTAACATAAATATTTAAAAATGAAAGAGGGAAATAAATTATATTTTGATAATACTTTTCTACTTAATAATTAATCGATAGTACTTTCATCTAGTAATCGATTAATACCTTCAATTACGGCTTCTACAGAGGCGTGAACCACATCTTCACTAGTAGATTTTGCAGTTACTATCTTTTTGTTATTTTCCAATTTCACGGTTACATCCGCAATAGCGTCACTACCGCCGGTAGCTGCATTTATAGTGTACTCGATAAGTTTTGCCTTTACAGTCTCGCCGACAACTGACTCTAGAGCTTTTAAAGAAGCGTCAACTGGCCCAACCCCCATTTGTGAAGATTTATATCGCTTACCTGCAATATTAACTGCCACACTTGCTGTAGGGATTACATTTATACCAGTTACAACTGCTAGTTGCTCTAAATTTACCACACGTTTAGATTTAAGTACTTTAGATGTAACATCTTTTATAATTGCCCTTAAATCAGCATCAAGAACTAATTTTCCCTTATCCCCAAGTGCCTTTATTTTAATAACTATTTCTTCAAACTGTTCGTTAGATAGATTTTCACCCACAATCAAACCCATTTCCTCAAGTTTTAACTTTATAGAGTGCGTACCTGCGTGTTTTCCTAAAACTAATCTTCGTTTATTTCCAACCTTTTTCGGGTCAATTGGTTCATATGTAAGTGCATTTTCAATTACGCCGTGAGTATGTATTCCACTTTCATGTGCAAAGGCATTTCTTCCAACTAATGGTTTATTTGGGGCTATTGATATGTTAGAATAATGAGAAACTAATTTTGAGATATCATACAACAGCTCAGTTTTTATATTGGTACGTATAGTCATTTGTTCGTCTTCATCGTCATATAAGAACTTTAAACTTGAAACAAGCTCTGCAAGGTCTGTATTACCTGCTCTTTCACCTATTCCATTAATAGTACAGTGTACTTGAGATACTCCTTGTTCAAAAGCTGTCAATGAGTTAGCCACTGCTAATCCAAAGTCATTATGGCAATGTACGGATAAATTTGGCATTTTTAAGTTGTTATTATTCTTATTATTTGGATTATTACTTATAGTATTACTTAAATTATTAGTTAAATTATTAGTTAAATTATTATTTAACTTATTAGTTAAGTTTTTTATTAAATATTCCATTTTTTTAGGGGTTAAAATACCCACAGTATCTGGAATATCAATATAATCTGTTTTCGAAGATATTGCTTCAGTATATACTTCGGTTAAATAGTCAAGCTCTGTCCTTGTGGCATCTTCTGCCGAAAACTCCACATTTAAACCGTGTTCCTTTGCATAAGTTATTGAATCGGAAACTATTTGTAATATTTGCTCTTTTGATTTTTTTAATTTATATTCTCGATGTAATTTGGATGTTGCAATAAATAAATGTATATTATCTAAATCGCAATCTATAACGGTGTCAATGTCTCCTTTTTGACACCTTGAAAGCCCACAAATTTTTGCGTTTAAATTTAATTGTTTTATTTTCTTAACGGCTTCAAATTCAC includes:
- the spcS gene encoding O-phosphoseryl-tRNA(Sec) selenium transferase, encoding MLDINIKGTIPKNMEERGLNILSDNLGEIENILNQRKMPKKGLSDEKIELLLNFLANMDTDKDPKAIRVGEREARISSEIHKKLSSNFCHGIGRSGNLVDPQPKAPGASAMYALTNKILESFLKNLNVNVNALATPVSTGMSIALCLSALKRGFLVENSKMDKDTKITTKQYSKYDGANVVIYPYASHKSPIKSTSFVGMRMRFVETKLSDKDDCVEIPVEDIISATEKELKDGKNPVILSTLTFFPPRRSDDVEEISKYCLENNIPHIINGAYAIQNHKYLDKLKKALKYRVDAIVSSTDKNLMTPIGGGIIYSKDKNFLKEVSLTYPGRASATPIVNTFVSLLSMGMDKYTYLMKEQVKNKNLLDELLVDLANKTENKKLDVDSPIASCITTKKDPIDVSAKLYNLRVTGPRGIKTTDHFGNCYMQDYKYNYVVMNASIGVKETDVINAVNKLSKVI
- a CDS encoding 2-isopropylmalate synthase; the protein is MKNNGLKKNNRNKNIRNLEIFDTTLRDGEQTPEISFPINAKLEIASKLDELGVDVIEAGFPISSNGEFEAVKKIKQLNLNAKICGLSRCQKGDIDTVIDCDLDNIHLFIATSKLHREYKLKKSKEQILQIVSDSITYAKEHGLNVEFSAEDATRTELDYLTEVYTEAISSKTDYIDIPDTVGILTPKKMEYLIKNLTNKLNNNLTNNLTNNLSNTISNNPNNKNNNNLKMPNLSVHCHNDFGLAVANSLTAFEQGVSQVHCTINGIGERAGNTDLAELVSSLKFLYDDEDEQMTIRTNIKTELLYDISKLVSHYSNISIAPNKPLVGRNAFAHESGIHTHGVIENALTYEPIDPKKVGNKRRLVLGKHAGTHSIKLKLEEMGLIVGENLSNEQFEEIVIKIKALGDKGKLVLDADLRAIIKDVTSKVLKSKRVVNLEQLAVVTGINVIPTASVAVNIAGKRYKSSQMGVGPVDASLKALESVVGETVKAKLIEYTINAATGGSDAIADVTVKLENNKKIVTAKSTSEDVVHASVEAVIEGINRLLDESTID